In Halovulum dunhuangense, the sequence TGCGGACCGCCACCCATCTGTGCCAGAGCCGGATCGAGGTGGAGACCGTGCGCGAACGCGACGGCATGAGCCCGCCGGAACTGCTGGACGAGGTGGGGCTGCTCGACGACCGGCTTCTGTCGGCGCATTGCATCTTCGTCACCGACAGCGACATCGAACGCATCGGCCGGGCCGGGATGCATGTGGCCCATATCCCCAAGGGCAACGCCACCGGCGCCACCATCGCGCCCACCGACAGGCTGCGCGCGGCAGGCGCGCGCCTGACGCTCGCCACCGACAACATGCATGCCGACATGGTCGAGGTGATGCGCTGGGGGCTGAACATGGGCCGCATCCAGCGCGGCGCGATCAGCGACGACTGGCAGCCCGAAACCGTGTTCGCGATGGCGACCATGGGCGGGGCGCGGGCGATGGGGCTGGAACATGAGCTGGGCTCGCTCACCGAGGGCAAGAAGGCCGATATCGTGCTGCTCGACTACCGCCGCCCGCACCTGGTGCCGCTGATCGACCCGCTGGGCAATCTCGTGCACACCGCGCAGGGCCGCGACGTGCGCCATGTCGTGGTGGACGGCCGCATCGTGCTGCGCGACGGCCGCTCCACGCTTGCGAACGAGGACGAGATCCTGCGCGACGCCCAGCGCGCTGCCGAGGCGCTGTGGTCGCGCGCCCGCGCGGAACTGGCACGGATGAAGGGAGAAAGGCGATGACCCGGCATGACCTGGTGATCCGCGACGGGCTGATCGTGACCGCCGCCGACAGCTACCGCGCCGATATCGGCATCAGCGCCGGCCGGATCGCCGCCATCGGCACCGGGCTTTCCGGGGCCGAGAGCATCGACGCCGCCGGCCTGTGGGTGTTGCCGGGCGGGGTGGACGCCCATGTCCACCTGTCGCAGCCCACCTCGGACGGGACGGTGATGGCGGATGATTTCGAAAGCGGCACCCGCGCGGCGGCGGCGGGCGGCACCACCACCGTGCTGCCCTTCGCGTTGCAGGCCCGCGGGCAAAGCCTGCGCGAGGCGGTCGCGGCCTACCACCGCGAGGCCGAGGGCAAGTGCCATGTCGATGTCAGCTTCCACATGATCGTCACCGACCCCACGCCGCAGGTGCTGGGGCAGGAACTGCCCGCGCTGGTGCGCGAGGGCTATCGCAGCTTCAAGGTGTTCATGACCTATGACGACCTGATGCTGAACGACCGCGAACTGCTGGAGGTGTTCGACGTCGCGCGCCGCGAGAACGCGCTGGTGATGGTCCATGCCGAGGGCCATGACGCCATCCGCTTCATGACCGAAAAGCTGGAAGCGGCGGGCAAGACCGCGCCCTATTTCCACGCAAGGGCCCATTCCGCCATCGCCGAGCGCGAGGCGACGCACCGCGCGCTCGCCCATGCCGAACTGGTCGACGTGCCGATCGTGATCGTCCATGTCTCGGGCCGCGCGCCCCTGGACGAGATCCGCGCCGCGCGCAGGCGGGGCCACCGCGTCCATGCCGAGACCTGCCCGCAATACCTGGTCCTGACCGAGAATGACCTTAAGGGGCTGAACATGGATTTCGAGGGGGCGAAATATGTCTGCTCGCCCCCGCCCCGCGACACCGAAAGCCAGCAGGCCGTCTGGGAGGGGCTGGCCGATGGCAGCTTCGACATCTTCTCCTCGGACCATGCGCCGTTCCGTTTCCAGGGGCCGGCGCATACGGGCAAGGACAATCCGCGCGCGCGCACCTCGTTCAAATGGGTGCCGAACGGGCTGCCCGGCGTCGAGACGCGGCTGGTGATCCTGTTCTCCGAGGGGGTCTCGAAGGGCCGGATCACCCCCGAACGCTTCGTCGCGCTGACCGCGACCAACCCCGCGCGGCTTTACGGGCTTTATCCGCGCAAGGGCTCGATCGTGGTCGGCGGCGACGCGGACCTGGTGCTCTGGGATCCCGGCGTGCGGCGGACGATCCGGCAGCAGGATCTGCACCACGGCTCGGACTACACCCCCTACGAGGGGATGGATGTCACCGGCTGGCCGGTCCGCACCCTGCTGCGCGGGCGGACGGTGATGCAGGACGGCCAGGTGATGAACCGGCCCGGCGACGGGATCTATCTGGACCGGACCGGCTGAGGGGGCGGGGCGGATGCCGCCCGCTCACGCAATCGTTGAGCCTGCCGGCCGTCGTTGCCAGCGGGGCGAAAGCTGCATAGAGTGCAGAGCGGTTGCCGTCCCACTCCTCTAAGGTCCAGACTTATGAAAACTCTCATTTTTTCCACCCTTTTTTCCGCAGGCCTGCTGTTTGCGGCCGGTGCCGCCCAGCCGGCCTTTGCCAACCCGCTTCTGACCGGGCTCGCGCGCACGGGGCTGTCGCAGGCGGATGTGGACATCATGGTCCGCGAGGGTGCCGCGCTCTATACCCGCGGCGACGTGCAGGTGGGCGATGACACGGTCTGGTCCAACCCCCAGACGCGAGCCCATGGCCTGGTCGAGGTGACGGCCGTGGCGGGCGATTGCGTGACACTCGGCTACAAGTTCCGCACCGCAAGCCGCGCCGGGGTGCAGCAGTATGTCAGCCGGCGCTGCCGCATGGCCGACGGCCGCTGGCAGCTGACGCCGTGATCCGGCGGGCCGGATGCGGGCGCGCCCGCTGGTGATCCGTGACCATGGCATCGCCTGAGCAGGTCCGCGACCCGGACGGGGCAGGGGTCGCGCGCTTCCTCGCCCCGCTTCAGGGCGGCGGGGTCGTGCTGGGCGCGATCCTGTTCTCGCTGTCGCTGACGCCGTCGCTGGTCCCGCGCGAGCCGATGGTGCAGGGGCTGCTGGGCGGGCTTGTCTTCTCGGTGGGCTACGCGACCTGGTTCGGGCTGGTCACGCTGTTTCGGTGGCTGGGGGTCCGGCCCCTGCCGGCGGATGCAAGGCGGATCGTCATGCGCGTCTGCCTGGGGCTTACCGGGCTTGGCACGGCGATCTGCCTGTGGCGCAGCGCGGACTGGCAGGACTCGGTCCGGGCCGCCTGGGGCCTGCCGCCGACGGATACCGGCGCGCCGCTGATCGTGCTGGCGCTGGCGGCCGCGATCTTCGTGGTGCTGCTGTTCTTCGGGCGATCCTTCCAGCTGCTGGCAAGCGATGGCAGCCGACGCGGCAGACGCTTCCTGCCGCCACGGGTGGCGAACCTGCTGGGCGGGCTTGCGGCGCTGGCGATCTTCTGGGCGGTGGTGGACGGCGTGGGGATGCGCTACGCGCTGCGCGCGATCGACAACGCCTCGCAACTGGCCGACGCGATCGTCGCGCCCGACCTGGCCCGGCCCGGGGATCCGCTGAAATCCGGCAGCGCCGCATCCCTGGTCGGCTGGGAGGATCTGGGCCGCTGGGGCCGCGACTTTGTCAGCTCCGGGCCGGAAGCGGCGGAAATCGGCGCCTTCTGGAACGCGCCCGCGAAAGAGCCGATCCGCGTCTATGTCGGGCTGAACGCCGCCGAGACCCCCGAGGCGCGGGCGCGCCTTGCCTTCGACGAACTTCTGCGCGTGGGCGGGTTCGAGCGTCGCACCCTCGTGATCGCCATGCCCACCGGCTCGGGCTGGCTGGATCCGGGCGCGATGGACAGTCTCGACTACATCACCCGCGGCGACGTGGCGACGGTGTCGGTGCAGTACAGCTACCTGTCCAGCCCCGTGTCGGTGATCGTCGATCCCGAGCACGGTCTGGCCGAGGCGCAGGCGCTGTTCGACCTGGTCTATCGGCACTGGACCGGACTGCCCGCCGACGCGCGGCCCGGCCTCTACCTGC encodes:
- the hydA gene encoding dihydropyrimidinase, with product MTRHDLVIRDGLIVTAADSYRADIGISAGRIAAIGTGLSGAESIDAAGLWVLPGGVDAHVHLSQPTSDGTVMADDFESGTRAAAAGGTTTVLPFALQARGQSLREAVAAYHREAEGKCHVDVSFHMIVTDPTPQVLGQELPALVREGYRSFKVFMTYDDLMLNDRELLEVFDVARRENALVMVHAEGHDAIRFMTEKLEAAGKTAPYFHARAHSAIAEREATHRALAHAELVDVPIVIVHVSGRAPLDEIRAARRRGHRVHAETCPQYLVLTENDLKGLNMDFEGAKYVCSPPPRDTESQQAVWEGLADGSFDIFSSDHAPFRFQGPAHTGKDNPRARTSFKWVPNGLPGVETRLVILFSEGVSKGRITPERFVALTATNPARLYGLYPRKGSIVVGGDADLVLWDPGVRRTIRQQDLHHGSDYTPYEGMDVTGWPVRTLLRGRTVMQDGQVMNRPGDGIYLDRTG
- a CDS encoding alpha/beta hydrolase; this translates as MASPEQVRDPDGAGVARFLAPLQGGGVVLGAILFSLSLTPSLVPREPMVQGLLGGLVFSVGYATWFGLVTLFRWLGVRPLPADARRIVMRVCLGLTGLGTAICLWRSADWQDSVRAAWGLPPTDTGAPLIVLALAAAIFVVLLFFGRSFQLLASDGSRRGRRFLPPRVANLLGGLAALAIFWAVVDGVGMRYALRAIDNASQLADAIVAPDLARPGDPLKSGSAASLVGWEDLGRWGRDFVSSGPEAAEIGAFWNAPAKEPIRVYVGLNAAETPEARARLAFDELLRVGGFERRTLVIAMPTGSGWLDPGAMDSLDYITRGDVATVSVQYSYLSSPVSVIVDPEHGLAEAQALFDLVYRHWTGLPADARPGLYLHGLSLGAFLSQETVPLLDVLGDPFQGAMWTGSPFLSGFWNMVVTRRQPDSPAWQPRFGNGSLIRTANQDARFARFDADWGPMRLVFLQYGSDPIVFFDWSLAWRAPDWLTGPRAPDVSPKMRWVPVVTLLQVGVDMAVALGTLGHGHDYVARHYIPAWAATLAPEGWDAATEARLVEHLRDLVPR
- a CDS encoding amidohydrolase family protein, coding for MDAPILDLLIEGAVVLTADPSAPVLNPGRIGVTGNRITHLGPAEGAAPPAREVIDARGHVAIPGLMNVHTHAILSMVRGVAEDMGFAPAYTPGVPHGHDVTEAEAVAMARLGALEALKFGSTLINDSFVHQELTLPAMADLGIRAWGCGRIHDVDFSRVHLKEWTYSDAIGAWTLDLAESLYETCHGKADGRIGVHLAAHAPDTCSRRQLERVRDLRDRTGLRTATHLCQSRIEVETVRERDGMSPPELLDEVGLLDDRLLSAHCIFVTDSDIERIGRAGMHVAHIPKGNATGATIAPTDRLRAAGARLTLATDNMHADMVEVMRWGLNMGRIQRGAISDDWQPETVFAMATMGGARAMGLEHELGSLTEGKKADIVLLDYRRPHLVPLIDPLGNLVHTAQGRDVRHVVVDGRIVLRDGRSTLANEDEILRDAQRAAEALWSRARAELARMKGERR